From the Burkholderia sp. GAS332 genome, one window contains:
- a CDS encoding ParB family protein: MSNMRDQLLAKTSGIRTTSSIKEDEVKRSNRTQTAPGLAGALAVAQLRVQELESTGAASQLSVSDIVPNPWQPRRVFNEAKLSELAESIREVGLMQPIVVRRAEDIYQIVAGERRWRAHKMVGLDAIKAVVVECSDEDMAVLALVENVSRDDLSDYEVAMSMRQTEKEFPDRKRMAEALGMSRSGLYQFLSFENLPDFIRKDLDIQPRLLGGTAAQAIVAAIKKHGEDGANAAMELWPLVVKGDMDQGKVAAAIKALATRRTTTTNSASERSIDKFFSGKEHAGSITKDIGGITVKIKAGVLTDAQETQIRELISQMFHAQPKAN; the protein is encoded by the coding sequence ATGAGCAATATGCGAGATCAGTTGCTGGCCAAGACGTCCGGCATCCGGACGACCTCATCTATTAAGGAAGATGAGGTCAAGCGTAGTAACCGAACGCAGACGGCGCCTGGCCTCGCGGGTGCGCTTGCGGTAGCGCAACTACGGGTCCAGGAGCTGGAATCCACTGGCGCCGCGTCGCAATTATCGGTGTCCGACATCGTGCCGAACCCTTGGCAGCCGCGGCGGGTATTCAACGAGGCAAAGCTGTCGGAACTGGCCGAGTCAATTCGAGAAGTCGGGCTTATGCAGCCCATCGTGGTCCGTCGCGCCGAGGATATCTATCAGATTGTGGCAGGCGAACGTCGGTGGCGCGCACATAAGATGGTGGGACTCGATGCCATCAAGGCTGTCGTTGTGGAGTGCTCCGACGAAGACATGGCTGTGCTAGCCCTCGTGGAAAATGTTAGTCGTGACGACTTGTCGGACTATGAGGTCGCCATGTCCATGAGGCAGACCGAGAAGGAGTTCCCTGACCGTAAGCGGATGGCTGAGGCACTGGGTATGTCTCGAAGTGGGCTCTACCAGTTTCTCTCGTTTGAAAATTTGCCGGACTTCATCAGAAAGGACCTCGATATCCAGCCGCGGCTGCTTGGCGGGACGGCTGCCCAAGCCATTGTTGCGGCCATCAAGAAACATGGCGAAGACGGTGCGAACGCAGCAATGGAACTCTGGCCGCTTGTCGTGAAGGGCGACATGGATCAGGGGAAGGTGGCTGCGGCGATTAAGGCGTTGGCAACTCGTCGAACGACGACGACTAATTCTGCAAGCGAGAGAAGCATCGACAAGTTTTTCTCTGGCAAGGAACACGCCGGGTCCATTACCAAGGACATTGGGGGTATCACGGTAAAGATTAAGGCCGGCGTGCTCACCGACGCGCAGGAGACGCAGATTCGGGAGCTTATCAGCCAGATGTTCCACGCTCAGCCGAAAGCGAACTGA
- a CDS encoding Site-specific recombinase XerD, translated as MSAVDRLAPDTAVASAATRAVVNRRESPILPPDLSDEDVVGRWLAAKATGRGRLAATTLAQYRTEAERLFWYARQTGVPISNWGLDEFSAYIGFLQAPAPWAVRKHGVRRGSPDWRPFLGPFLGPLTDRSSGQTQKIVTSLFDWLRDVGYLQLNPATGLPTVGRREPEKQSRFLSPDDTALLRETIAARPGAQSGREARLANARDLFTVDLLERTGLRTSEVVQCRMGHVRIEPVPQTLRREFPDAPLQWLLRVERGKGGRARWVPCDEIALSLQAYRIAFGLPPVLSPDEDLPLLLSVRRSRWGELKGIRSRTAIWKLVTGLCSEALAYARAHGRRVDADRFERASTHWLRHTYAKGLAQAVRDGLDASAALENMGHSDLRTFRQYVDDEPLKRALATQLARSRVTR; from the coding sequence ATGAGCGCAGTCGACCGTTTAGCACCGGACACTGCCGTCGCGTCCGCCGCGACCCGTGCAGTCGTCAACCGGCGTGAGAGTCCGATCCTCCCCCCGGACCTGTCCGACGAGGACGTGGTCGGCCGCTGGCTCGCGGCCAAGGCGACCGGTCGCGGGCGGCTCGCCGCGACCACGCTCGCGCAGTACCGCACCGAGGCTGAACGTCTGTTCTGGTATGCGCGGCAGACCGGCGTGCCGATCTCGAACTGGGGGCTAGACGAGTTTTCCGCCTACATCGGGTTCCTGCAGGCGCCCGCGCCGTGGGCGGTGCGCAAGCACGGCGTACGTCGCGGCTCGCCGGACTGGCGGCCGTTCCTCGGGCCGTTCCTCGGGCCGCTCACCGACCGCTCCTCAGGCCAGACCCAGAAAATCGTCACCTCGTTGTTCGACTGGCTGCGCGACGTGGGCTACCTGCAGCTGAATCCGGCCACGGGCCTGCCAACGGTCGGCCGGCGCGAGCCGGAAAAGCAGTCGCGTTTCCTGTCACCGGACGACACGGCGTTGCTGCGCGAGACGATTGCCGCCCGCCCGGGCGCGCAGTCCGGCCGCGAGGCACGCTTGGCGAATGCGCGCGACCTGTTCACGGTGGACCTGCTGGAACGGACCGGCCTGCGCACCAGTGAGGTGGTGCAGTGCCGTATGGGCCATGTTCGCATCGAACCGGTGCCGCAGACGCTGCGCCGCGAGTTTCCGGACGCCCCCCTCCAGTGGCTGCTGCGCGTCGAGCGCGGCAAGGGCGGCAGAGCACGCTGGGTGCCGTGCGACGAGATTGCGCTGTCGCTGCAGGCCTACCGGATCGCGTTTGGCCTGCCACCGGTGCTGTCACCAGACGAGGACCTGCCGCTGCTACTGTCGGTGCGGCGCTCCCGCTGGGGTGAACTCAAGGGCATCCGCAGCCGCACCGCGATCTGGAAACTGGTCACCGGACTGTGCAGCGAGGCCCTCGCCTACGCCCGCGCCCACGGCCGGCGCGTCGATGCCGACCGGTTTGAACGCGCGTCCACGCACTGGTTGCGCCACACCTACGCCAAAGGGCTCGCGCAGGCGGTCCGCGACGGCCTGGACGCCTCTGCGGCACTCGAGAACATGGGCCACAGCGATCTGCGGACCTTCCGTCAGTACGTGGACGACGAACCGCTGAAACGCGCACTGGCGACGCAGTTGGCCCGTTCACGCGTGACACGGTAA
- a CDS encoding AAA domain-containing protein, whose protein sequence is MPDSLKRPVDPSAHPLVNQAYMVPTPAIAAMYSRVRQCIRRGVAGAVIYGHTRWGKTYAIRYCVRLLNLELPRVAILTIGMPRNPSRSEALFFGMLLEAARHGRPDSGTTLQRRLRLYHKLAELVERAAGNKLILFVDEAQRLELEHYEWLRDVQDELERRGMRMFTFLVGQPGILNRKSSFRQNVDTS, encoded by the coding sequence ATGCCTGATTCGCTGAAACGCCCCGTTGATCCGTCGGCGCATCCGCTCGTGAACCAGGCGTACATGGTGCCCACCCCGGCAATCGCGGCGATGTACTCACGCGTGCGTCAGTGCATCCGGCGCGGCGTCGCTGGCGCTGTCATCTATGGGCACACTCGCTGGGGCAAGACCTATGCGATCCGGTACTGTGTCCGGCTGCTGAATCTGGAGCTGCCTCGCGTGGCAATCCTGACGATCGGCATGCCGCGCAATCCGTCGCGCTCGGAAGCGCTGTTTTTCGGCATGCTGCTTGAGGCGGCACGACATGGGCGCCCGGATAGCGGCACGACGTTGCAGCGCCGGCTGCGCCTCTACCACAAGCTGGCTGAACTGGTCGAACGTGCCGCCGGCAACAAACTGATCTTGTTCGTTGACGAGGCGCAGCGGCTCGAACTCGAGCACTACGAATGGCTGCGCGACGTGCAGGACGAACTCGAGCGTCGAGGTATGCGCATGTTCACGTTCCTGGTCGGCCAGCCAGGCATCCTGAACCGCAAGAGCTCATTCCGGCAGAACGTGGATACCTCGTAG
- a CDS encoding NADPH:quinone reductase, whose translation MKAFILERYGNKDRVRAGEMPEPELRDDDVLVQIHAAGVNPLDSKIRDGEFKLILPYRLPLILGNDLAGVVVRAGSRVRQFQPGDEVYARPDADRIGTFAEFISIKETSLAHKPKNLSMEEAASIPLIGLTAWQALIEMAKLKKGQKVLIHAGSGGVGAFAIQLAKHVGATVATTTSTANVDWVKGLGADIVIDYRKNDFEKILKDYDVVLNSLGNDTLKKSLQVLKPGGRLISISGPPDPAFAKEHGASSFLRLVMRLLSYRIRKSAKRRRVNYSFLFMKASGKQLREIATLIESGAIRPVVERIFPFESTKEAMAYVETGRAKGKVVVKVK comes from the coding sequence ATGAAAGCATTCATTCTCGAACGTTATGGAAACAAGGATCGCGTGCGAGCCGGCGAAATGCCTGAGCCAGAACTGCGGGACGATGACGTATTGGTTCAGATCCACGCCGCCGGCGTGAACCCTCTTGATTCCAAAATCAGGGACGGTGAGTTCAAACTCATTTTGCCCTATCGTTTGCCGCTCATTCTGGGCAACGATCTGGCTGGCGTCGTGGTTCGGGCCGGATCCCGGGTACGGCAATTCCAGCCTGGCGATGAAGTCTATGCGCGGCCGGATGCCGATCGAATCGGGACCTTTGCGGAATTCATTTCGATCAAGGAAACGTCACTGGCACACAAGCCGAAGAACCTCAGCATGGAGGAAGCGGCTTCCATCCCGCTGATCGGGTTGACCGCCTGGCAAGCGCTGATCGAAATGGCAAAACTGAAGAAGGGACAAAAAGTCCTGATTCACGCGGGCTCCGGCGGTGTGGGCGCCTTTGCCATTCAACTGGCGAAGCATGTGGGTGCCACTGTGGCCACGACAACGAGCACAGCGAACGTCGATTGGGTGAAGGGCCTCGGTGCCGATATCGTGATCGATTACAGGAAAAACGATTTCGAGAAGATCCTGAAGGACTACGACGTAGTTTTGAATAGTCTCGGCAACGACACGCTCAAAAAATCTCTGCAGGTACTGAAACCCGGCGGACGGCTCATTTCGATATCTGGGCCGCCTGATCCTGCCTTTGCGAAAGAACATGGAGCGTCCTCGTTCTTGCGGCTGGTGATGCGCCTGTTGAGTTATCGAATCCGGAAGAGCGCCAAGCGTCGTCGCGTGAACTATTCATTTCTCTTCATGAAGGCAAGCGGAAAACAACTACGCGAAATCGCAACGCTCATTGAATCCGGGGCCATACGCCCGGTTGTAGAGCGGATCTTTCCGTTCGAATCGACCAAAGAGGCCATGGCTTACGTCGAAACAGGACGTGCAAAAGGCAAGGTCGTCGTTAAGGTGAAATAG
- a CDS encoding acrylyl-CoA reductase (NADPH), whose amino-acid sequence MTFKALLATKTGDKISASVVDMSEHDLMPGDVTVRIDYSTVNYKDALALSGYAEVIRQFPLIAGIDFAGTVEASSYPGIAVGDRVVANGWGLSQTHHGGFAQKARVKGEWLVKIPDAFTTRDAMAIGTAGYTAMLSVLALEHGGLTPQRGDVLVTGANGGVGSIAIAILSGLGYRVVASTGRLDEADYLRSLGAAEIIDRSTLSEAGAPIASERWAGAVDSVGSHTLANVLARTQYRGVVTACGLAQGTDLPASVLPFILRNVTLAGIDSVNAPHGARIEAWSRLARDLDLDKLARTTHVVGLAEVPAVVGRMFAGKVRGRTVVDVNA is encoded by the coding sequence ATGACGTTTAAAGCACTACTTGCAACAAAAACCGGTGACAAGATTTCGGCCAGCGTGGTCGACATGAGTGAGCACGATCTCATGCCTGGAGACGTCACCGTCAGGATTGACTATTCAACGGTGAACTACAAGGATGCGCTCGCACTGAGCGGCTACGCCGAGGTCATACGCCAGTTCCCCCTGATCGCCGGAATTGATTTTGCCGGCACTGTCGAGGCCTCCTCGTATCCCGGCATCGCTGTCGGCGATCGCGTCGTCGCCAACGGCTGGGGTCTCAGCCAGACCCATCACGGCGGATTCGCGCAAAAGGCACGCGTGAAAGGCGAGTGGCTGGTCAAGATTCCAGATGCGTTCACCACCAGGGACGCCATGGCGATCGGCACGGCCGGCTATACGGCGATGCTGTCGGTGCTGGCGCTGGAACACGGTGGCCTGACGCCACAACGCGGCGACGTCCTCGTCACCGGCGCGAATGGCGGCGTCGGCTCGATTGCGATTGCGATCCTGTCGGGCCTTGGCTACCGCGTCGTCGCATCGACCGGGCGACTCGATGAAGCCGATTACCTGCGCAGCCTCGGTGCGGCAGAAATCATTGACCGCAGCACCCTCTCCGAAGCGGGAGCGCCGATCGCGAGCGAACGATGGGCTGGCGCCGTGGACTCGGTCGGCAGCCATACGCTGGCGAACGTGCTGGCGCGCACACAGTATCGCGGCGTGGTCACGGCCTGCGGCCTGGCCCAGGGCACCGATCTTCCTGCATCGGTTCTGCCCTTCATCCTGCGCAACGTGACCCTGGCCGGCATCGACTCCGTCAATGCACCGCACGGCGCCCGCATCGAAGCCTGGTCGCGCCTGGCGCGCGATCTTGACCTGGACAAACTCGCCCGTACGACACACGTGGTTGGCCTCGCCGAGGTGCCCGCGGTGGTAGGCCGGATGTTCGCAGGGAAAGTCCGAGGCCGCACAGTCGTTGATGTCAACGCATGA
- a CDS encoding Short-chain dehydrogenase yields MKSKIAMVTGASSGIGEATAERLATSGYKVYGTSRRGAQAGRRPFDILPLDVTSDESVEAAVGEVLRLHGRIDLLVNNAGFGVAPAAAEESSIDQARAIFDTNFFGIVRMTRAVVPFMRRHGSGRIINIGSVLGFLPMPYMALYSATKHAVAGYSESLDHELRTLGIRVSVVEPAYIKTPFDANVMAPDAPLDEYRELRAALDKRVKEVVEGADGPGVVAETVLKAAIAARPKLRYASGGVAGRLRLLRRFAPAGLVDSGIRKDLRLES; encoded by the coding sequence ATGAAGAGCAAAATAGCAATGGTTACTGGAGCCTCGTCAGGGATCGGCGAGGCCACGGCGGAGCGGCTTGCGACGTCCGGCTACAAGGTGTATGGCACCAGCCGGCGTGGCGCGCAAGCAGGCCGAAGGCCGTTCGACATACTGCCGCTTGATGTGACCAGTGACGAATCAGTCGAAGCTGCCGTTGGGGAAGTGCTGCGCCTACATGGACGCATTGACCTGCTGGTCAACAACGCCGGCTTCGGCGTCGCCCCCGCCGCAGCGGAGGAGAGTTCGATCGACCAGGCTCGCGCGATCTTCGATACGAACTTCTTCGGCATCGTCCGCATGACGCGCGCCGTCGTGCCCTTTATGCGGCGACACGGTAGCGGCCGCATCATCAATATCGGCTCCGTGCTGGGTTTCCTGCCAATGCCGTATATGGCGCTGTATTCCGCCACCAAACACGCGGTCGCAGGCTATTCGGAATCGCTCGACCATGAGTTGCGCACATTGGGCATCCGGGTCTCGGTCGTTGAGCCTGCTTACATCAAGACACCTTTTGACGCGAATGTCATGGCGCCCGACGCCCCCCTCGACGAGTACCGCGAACTGCGCGCGGCGCTGGACAAGCGGGTGAAGGAAGTGGTCGAGGGCGCTGACGGGCCTGGTGTTGTAGCCGAGACCGTACTGAAGGCCGCCATCGCGGCTCGCCCGAAACTGCGCTACGCATCCGGCGGAGTCGCCGGCCGTCTGCGATTGCTACGCAGATTTGCGCCTGCTGGGCTGGTGGACTCCGGTATACGCAAAGATCTGCGGCTCGAATCGTAG
- a CDS encoding transcriptional regulator, TetR family translates to MTVAIVTVTRPAPKRKKEITHDHIVEVAARAIRRSGYDGTGVADIMKEAGLTHGGFYAHFPSREALLVEAADRAGADAVELFEQIAASAPPEQALTSMVRAYLSREHFEDIETGCPVSALGSEMPRQAPAVRRAATRRIKEMVDLIARQLPDWGQPGSHEQALLTAATMVGTMVLARAVDDPKLSDAFLDVAVEKFAPAEK, encoded by the coding sequence ATGACAGTTGCCATCGTCACCGTGACACGCCCCGCACCCAAACGTAAGAAGGAAATCACTCACGACCACATCGTCGAGGTAGCCGCGCGCGCAATCCGGCGCAGTGGCTACGATGGCACGGGAGTCGCTGACATCATGAAGGAGGCTGGCCTGACGCATGGCGGCTTTTACGCCCACTTTCCGTCGCGCGAGGCGCTGCTTGTTGAAGCGGCGGACCGCGCCGGGGCTGACGCCGTGGAACTGTTCGAGCAAATTGCTGCCTCGGCGCCGCCAGAGCAGGCGTTGACGTCGATGGTCCGCGCGTACCTGTCCAGGGAGCATTTTGAAGATATCGAAACCGGCTGCCCGGTCTCGGCCTTGGGCTCGGAGATGCCGCGCCAGGCTCCGGCGGTGCGGCGCGCGGCCACTCGCCGCATTAAGGAGATGGTCGATCTGATTGCGCGCCAGTTACCCGACTGGGGGCAGCCAGGCTCACACGAACAGGCGCTTTTAACGGCGGCCACCATGGTCGGAACGATGGTGCTGGCGCGTGCAGTTGACGATCCGAAGCTCTCTGACGCTTTTCTCGATGTAGCAGTGGAAAAATTTGCTCCCGCGGAGAAGTGA
- a CDS encoding NADPH2:quinone reductase, which produces MSGTMKATWYEKTGPATDVLVVGEMARPEPEPGEVLVRVRASGVNPSDVKARAGTRAGGSGMPFPRIVPHSDGAGVIEACGAGVDRSRIGQRVWLWNGQWQRPFGTCAEYVALPANQAVPLPKGVDDATGASLGIPALTAAHLVCSDGPVSGQTVLISGGAGTVGMLAVQLARWGGAHVVATARPGADTERVLAAGAHHVVDYANEGLEVRVLEANNGRSVDRIVEVEFGLNIDADAGIIKPRGRIATFGSALRPRPELPFYPLMFKGVRLEFVLIYLLDDEERAQAISRVNQALESGALKVPVHARFVLTDVAQAHQAVERGRRTGGVIVEIS; this is translated from the coding sequence ATGAGTGGGACCATGAAAGCAACCTGGTACGAGAAAACCGGCCCCGCCACCGATGTGCTGGTGGTGGGCGAGATGGCCCGACCCGAACCGGAGCCCGGCGAGGTGCTGGTGCGCGTGCGCGCTTCGGGCGTAAATCCGTCCGACGTGAAGGCGCGCGCGGGCACGCGCGCCGGCGGTAGCGGGATGCCATTTCCGCGCATCGTGCCGCACAGCGATGGCGCGGGCGTGATCGAGGCCTGCGGCGCGGGCGTGGACCGCTCGCGCATCGGCCAGCGAGTATGGCTGTGGAACGGACAATGGCAGCGGCCTTTTGGCACCTGCGCTGAATACGTTGCACTGCCCGCGAACCAGGCCGTGCCCTTGCCCAAGGGCGTGGACGACGCCACAGGCGCCTCGCTCGGTATTCCAGCGCTCACCGCCGCGCACCTGGTTTGCAGCGATGGGCCGGTGTCCGGACAGACCGTACTAATCAGCGGCGGCGCGGGCACTGTGGGCATGCTGGCCGTGCAGTTGGCGCGCTGGGGGGGAGCCCATGTGGTCGCAACTGCGCGGCCGGGCGCGGACACGGAGCGCGTGCTTGCCGCCGGCGCACATCACGTCGTCGACTACGCGAACGAGGGACTTGAGGTACGCGTGCTGGAGGCTAACAACGGCCGATCGGTCGATCGTATCGTCGAAGTGGAGTTCGGACTAAACATCGATGCTGATGCGGGGATTATCAAACCGCGAGGGCGCATCGCGACTTTCGGATCGGCTTTGCGCCCGCGGCCAGAACTTCCGTTCTACCCACTGATGTTCAAGGGCGTGCGGCTAGAGTTCGTGCTGATCTACCTGCTGGACGACGAGGAACGCGCCCAAGCGATCTCGCGCGTGAATCAGGCGCTGGAATCTGGGGCGCTGAAGGTGCCGGTGCATGCGCGCTTCGTCCTGACGGACGTGGCTCAGGCACACCAAGCGGTGGAAAGGGGGCGGCGCACGGGGGGGGTGATTGTGGAGATCAGCTAA
- a CDS encoding 3-hydroxyacyl-CoA dehydrogenase encodes MRVAVVGTGFIGQAWAIVFARAGCEVFLWDADPAALNASLHAIAARLQELEKHGLIDAADARGRIQACDTLEHAVADVEHVQENLPEVLDVKVDAFRELDRLAPHNAVLASSSSGLPISSFATKLRGRERCVVAHPVNPPYLLPVVEVCGASWTSPEVLERTCAMLERVGQRPVMVKRELPGFVLNRLQAALLREAFWLVDNGYVDVEGLDRTVKEGLGLRWALMGPFETIDLNAPGGLDDYCERYGAMHLSFGRDERPQSGVGWPAHLVQQVNAARSVILPRAELNARRAWRDSQLMKLAAHKLNQEPCREGSAERKGT; translated from the coding sequence ATGAGAGTCGCCGTCGTGGGCACGGGCTTCATCGGCCAAGCCTGGGCCATTGTCTTCGCACGTGCCGGTTGTGAGGTGTTCCTCTGGGACGCAGATCCGGCCGCATTGAACGCATCGCTGCATGCGATTGCGGCTCGCCTCCAGGAGTTGGAGAAGCATGGTCTGATCGATGCAGCGGACGCTCGCGGACGTATCCAGGCGTGCGACACCCTCGAACATGCTGTCGCAGACGTCGAACACGTCCAGGAGAACCTGCCGGAGGTTCTGGACGTCAAGGTTGACGCCTTCCGGGAACTGGACAGGCTCGCGCCGCACAACGCAGTGCTGGCCAGTTCCAGTTCCGGCCTGCCCATCTCGAGCTTCGCGACGAAACTCCGCGGGCGAGAACGGTGTGTCGTAGCTCACCCGGTCAACCCGCCATACCTTCTGCCGGTTGTCGAAGTTTGCGGTGCGTCCTGGACTTCTCCTGAGGTTCTGGAGCGTACCTGCGCCATGCTCGAGCGGGTTGGTCAACGGCCGGTTATGGTCAAGCGGGAACTCCCCGGATTTGTTCTCAACCGCCTGCAGGCGGCGCTGTTGCGGGAGGCCTTCTGGCTAGTCGACAACGGCTACGTTGACGTCGAAGGCCTGGACCGCACGGTGAAGGAGGGGCTGGGGCTTCGGTGGGCGCTGATGGGCCCGTTCGAAACCATCGACCTGAATGCGCCTGGCGGCCTGGACGACTATTGCGAGCGATACGGTGCCATGCACTTGTCCTTCGGACGCGACGAGCGACCGCAATCCGGCGTCGGTTGGCCGGCTCACCTGGTTCAGCAAGTGAATGCCGCGCGAAGCGTGATTCTGCCACGAGCCGAACTGAATGCCCGGCGGGCGTGGCGGGACTCGCAACTGATGAAGCTCGCAGCGCACAAACTTAACCAGGAGCCGTGTAGGGAAGGCTCTGCTGAGAGGAAAGGAACATGA